The following proteins are encoded in a genomic region of Channa argus isolate prfri chromosome 3, Channa argus male v1.0, whole genome shotgun sequence:
- the LOC137124558 gene encoding trace amine-associated receptor 13c-like, translating into MEEAELCFPHLNTSCKKHTHPHFEAMLIYTLLSFVSLFTVVLNLLVIISISHFRQLHTTTNLLLLSLAVSDFLVGLLVMPCQILLTEPCWMLGDLVCVLYYFLTFIIFCTSVVNMVLISADRYVAICDPLHYSSKVTVRRVQVSVLLCWVYCVLNSFVLLCDNLKQPGRYNSCYGECVVNIVGPVDLVINFIIPISAIIILYVRVFVVAVSQARAMRSHITAVTLQSSVTVTVKKSELKAARTLGVVVAVFLMCYCPFYCVSLAGYDLVIGSLSNIFIVFLILFNSCLNPLIYAFFYPWFRKSVKFIVTLEIMQPNSCGINVL; encoded by the exons ATGGAGGAAGCTGAACTCTGCTTTCCACATCTCAACACAtcctgcaagaaacacacacaccctcacttTGAGGCAATGCTCATTTACACTTTGCTGTCCTTCGTCTCTCTGTTCACTGTGgttctcaacctgctggtcatcatctccatctcccacttcag GCAGCTTCACACcaccaccaacctcctccttctctctctggctgtctcagattTCCTTGTGGGCCTCCTTGTGATGCCATGTCAGATTCTCTTAACAGAGCCCTGCTGGATGCTGGGTGACCTGGTGTGTGTTCTGTATTATTTCTTAACCTTCATCATTTTCTGTACCTCAGTAGTAAACATGGTTCTGATATCAGCTGATCGTTATGTGGCtatctgtgaccctctgcaCTATTCCAGCAAAGTCACTGTCAGAAGAGTTCAAGTCTCTGTTCTCCTGTGTTgggtttactgtgttttaaacagCTTCGTGTTGTTATGTGACAACCTGAAACAACCAGGAAGGTACaactcctgctatggagaaTGTGTGGTTAACATAGTTGGACCTGTTGACCTTGTGATAAACTTCATCATTCCCATCTCTGCCATCATCAtcctgtatgtgagagtgtttgtggtggctgtgtctcaggctcgtgccatgcgctcacACATCACAGCTGTTACACTGCAGAgttcagtgactgtaactgtgaagaaatcagagctgaaagcagcgaGGACTCttggtgttgttgttgctgtgtttctcatgTGTTATTGTCCATTTTATTGTGTCTCTCTTGCTGGCTATGACCTTGTGATAGGGTCCTTATCTAatatctttattgtttttttgatactttttaactcctgtctaaaccctTTGATCTACGCCTtcttctacccctggtttagaaaatctgttaaGTTCATTGTTACACTAGAGATAATGCAGCCTAACTCCTGTGGGATCAATGTGCTGTAG